The following coding sequences are from one Epinephelus fuscoguttatus linkage group LG5, E.fuscoguttatus.final_Chr_v1 window:
- the LOC125888887 gene encoding olfactory receptor 52E8-like: MINTSITTIKDFVILGFPGLDPAYYGPVSTLLFLTYLAILVGNIFILVFVGVEKHLYKPTYLIFCHLAMNDLLFGTVTLPRMISRYWWDDKIIPFGACFTQMYFVHSLGAIHSLLLLIMAVDRFIAVCFPLKYPVLITNNIISIACWVSWIGTFLRMIGLVLHALTLPYCNSNIIVQCYCDNPSITNLACGGDVTSVKTVAVGFAMFSLLLPLSFIIFSYILIFVIVSKMQNTEGRYKTLSTCTPQLFISCLYYLPRCFVYLAHATGFSFSMDIRILLILLYSLLPCAVNPIIYCFKTKDIKDILMKRLRNIRVGIK, encoded by the coding sequence ATGATTAATACGAGCATAACAACAATCAAAGATTTTGTAATACTTGGATTCCCAGGACTTGACCCTGCGTATTATGGACCTGTATCTACTCTTCTTTTCCTCACCTACTTGGCTATTcttgttggaaacatttttattttagtttttgttggGGTTGAGAAGCATCTTTATAAGCCAACATATCTGATCTTCTGTCATCTGGCAATGAATGATTTGTTATTTGGGACAGTGACATTACCAAGAATGATATCCAGATATTGGTGGGATGACAAGATCATACCTTTTGGTGCCTGCTTCACTCAGATGTATTTTGTTCATTCCTTGGGAGCGATTCATTCTCTCCTGCTGCTGATTATGGCTGTTGATCGTTTCATTGcagtttgttttcctttaaaatATCCTGTTCTAATTACAAACAACATTATTTCCATAGCTTGCTGGGTGTCATGGATTGGGACATTTCTCAGGATGATAGGACTTGTGCTTCATGCCCTAACCTTGCCTTACTGTAACTCTAACATCATCGTGCAGTGTTATTGTGACAACCCTTCAATTACAAACCTGGCATGTGGTGGAGATGTAACATCTGTAAAGACTGTTGCGGTTGGTTTTGCAATGTTTAGTCTCTTGCTTCCACTTTCATTCATAATTTTTTCCTATATTCTCATCTTTGTCATTgtttcaaaaatgcaaaacactgaGGGACGATACAAAACCTTATCAACTTGTACACCGCAGTTATTCATTTCTTGTCTGTATTACCTGCCAAggtgttttgtttatttagctCACGCTACAGGGTTCTCTTTCAGCATGGACATCCGCATTTTATTGATACTGTTGTACAGTCTTCTTCCTTGTGCGGTAAATCCAATCATATATTGCTTTAAAACCAAAGATATCAAAGATATTTTAATGAAGAGATTAAGAAATATTAGAGTTGGAATCAAGTAA